One Gordonia zhaorongruii DNA segment encodes these proteins:
- a CDS encoding FtsW/RodA/SpoVE family cell cycle protein: MTSAPQGHAPPDPPPTSTGRNTELMLLVFAVAIVSTALVIVESAQGDGFSAEILKFIAAYAALCAIAHFIVRRFAPYADPLLLPLVATLNGLGLVMIHRLDLGSARSDELLKATERTNNADQQLLWAFVGILVFAATVIVIRDHRTLSRYAYTLGLGGLIFLALPAILPSSMSEINGSKIWIRTPLFNIQPGEFSKILIIVFTAAFLVSRRDLFTTAGKQFAGIDFPRARDLGPLLGAWVIAVGVLAFESDLGTSLLIFATVLTMLYVATGRVSWLMLGFTLFALAAVVAYQLFFHLQMRVAVWRDPFEQYDTYGYQVAQSLFGFATGGMFGTGLGSGRPNIVPFANTDFILTSFGEEIGLVGLTAIVMLYLLFVIRGLRTAIAVRDSFGKLLAAGLSFTIVFQLFVVFGGVSKLIPLTGLTTPFLAYGGSSLLANYLLLALLIRISNAAREPDAPKVKPKRKVEELATRMVQRS, encoded by the coding sequence ATGACGTCCGCACCCCAGGGCCACGCGCCTCCGGACCCGCCACCGACCAGCACGGGCCGCAACACCGAACTGATGCTGCTCGTGTTCGCAGTCGCGATCGTGAGCACCGCTCTGGTGATCGTCGAATCGGCTCAGGGCGACGGCTTCTCGGCGGAGATCCTCAAGTTCATCGCCGCCTATGCCGCGCTCTGCGCGATTGCGCATTTCATCGTGCGCCGATTCGCGCCGTACGCCGATCCACTGCTCCTGCCGCTCGTCGCGACGCTGAACGGCCTCGGCCTGGTGATGATTCACCGCCTCGATCTCGGGTCGGCTCGGTCGGACGAGTTGCTCAAGGCGACCGAACGCACCAACAACGCCGACCAGCAGTTGCTGTGGGCGTTCGTCGGCATCCTGGTGTTCGCGGCAACGGTCATCGTCATCCGGGACCACCGCACGCTGTCCCGGTACGCGTACACGCTCGGCCTTGGCGGCCTGATTTTCCTCGCGCTGCCCGCGATCCTGCCGTCGTCGATGTCGGAGATCAACGGCTCCAAGATCTGGATCCGCACTCCCCTGTTCAACATTCAGCCCGGCGAGTTCTCGAAGATCCTGATCATCGTGTTCACCGCCGCGTTCCTCGTGTCACGACGCGATCTGTTCACGACTGCGGGCAAGCAGTTCGCGGGCATCGACTTCCCCCGCGCCCGCGACCTCGGCCCCCTGCTGGGCGCTTGGGTGATCGCGGTCGGCGTGCTGGCGTTCGAATCGGACCTGGGTACCTCGCTCCTCATCTTCGCGACGGTGCTCACCATGCTGTACGTCGCGACCGGCCGGGTGAGCTGGCTGATGCTCGGCTTCACGCTTTTCGCGCTCGCCGCGGTCGTCGCCTATCAGCTGTTCTTCCATCTGCAGATGCGCGTCGCCGTGTGGCGTGACCCGTTCGAGCAGTACGACACGTACGGCTACCAGGTGGCGCAGAGCCTGTTCGGTTTCGCGACGGGCGGTATGTTCGGCACCGGACTCGGGTCGGGTAGGCCCAACATCGTCCCGTTCGCCAACACCGACTTCATCCTGACCTCGTTCGGCGAGGAGATCGGGCTGGTCGGCCTGACCGCGATCGTCATGCTGTACCTGCTGTTCGTGATCCGCGGGCTCCGGACGGCCATCGCCGTCCGCGACAGCTTCGGCAAGCTCCTGGCCGCAGGCCTCTCCTTCACCATCGTCTTCCAGTTGTTCGTCGTCTTCGGCGGCGTTTCCAAGCTGATCCCGCTCACCGGCCTGACCACACCGTTCCTCGCCTATGGCGGTTCGTCGCTGCTGGCGAACTATCTCCTGCTGGCGCTGCTCATCCGCATCTCCAACGCCGCCCGTGAACCCGACGCGCCCAAGGTCAAGCCGAAGCGCAAGGTCGAGGAGCTGGCTACGAGGATGGTGCAGCGCTCATGA
- a CDS encoding PP2C family protein-serine/threonine phosphatase, which translates to MTLVLRYIARSDRGLVRSNNEDSVYAGARLLALADGMGGHAAGEVASQLVIQALRSLDDDEPGGDLLSALERATHAGNAAIAQQVEQTPELEGMGTTLTSILFAGSRIGLCHVGDSRGYLYRDGNLTQITRDDTFVQSLVDEGRITAEQAHSHPQRSLIMRALTGQEVEPTLIMREARAGDRYMLCSDGLSDVVSEETLADTLDGIEDHKECADRLIELALRSGGPDNVTVVVADVVDTEFGESRPILGGAAGDDASDGYVPDPKTAAGRAAALRPPAPATQRPSITTPDAPAARKRSRWPWIAIAALVVVGLIVTAFFVVRSQIMDSNFVTADDDGTVQIHRGTPDNLAFLTMESPNQRVCIDDETAEHPSVTFQDAGADNACTPMRVSDLNGISQTTVESNNIKNLSLESAQERVRELEFLPLCAPPAPAPKPDTPSKPHKPKPRDTSSERPAPSQTPAPAPADEGPQNCRGNP; encoded by the coding sequence GTGACTCTCGTCCTGCGCTACATCGCGCGAAGCGACCGCGGTCTCGTCCGGTCCAACAACGAAGACTCCGTCTACGCGGGTGCGCGCCTGCTGGCCCTCGCCGACGGCATGGGCGGTCACGCGGCCGGCGAGGTCGCCAGCCAGTTGGTCATCCAGGCGCTCCGGTCACTCGACGACGATGAGCCCGGCGGCGATCTTCTCTCCGCACTCGAACGCGCCACCCATGCGGGCAACGCGGCGATCGCCCAGCAGGTGGAGCAGACGCCCGAACTCGAGGGCATGGGGACCACCCTCACCTCGATCCTGTTCGCAGGCAGCCGCATCGGCCTGTGCCACGTCGGCGACTCCCGCGGCTACCTGTACCGGGACGGCAACCTCACACAGATCACCCGCGACGACACCTTCGTCCAGAGCCTCGTCGACGAGGGCCGGATCACGGCCGAGCAGGCTCATTCGCACCCGCAGCGGTCGCTCATCATGCGCGCGCTCACCGGCCAGGAAGTGGAGCCGACGCTCATCATGCGCGAAGCGCGTGCGGGCGACCGCTACATGCTGTGCAGCGACGGGCTCTCCGACGTGGTCAGCGAGGAGACCCTCGCCGACACCCTCGACGGCATCGAAGACCACAAGGAGTGCGCGGATCGGCTCATCGAGCTCGCGTTGCGCAGCGGTGGCCCGGACAACGTGACCGTCGTCGTCGCCGACGTCGTCGACACCGAATTCGGCGAATCGCGCCCGATCCTGGGCGGCGCGGCCGGTGACGACGCGTCCGACGGCTATGTACCCGACCCGAAGACTGCGGCAGGGCGCGCTGCCGCACTGCGCCCACCTGCCCCGGCCACCCAACGTCCGTCCATCACGACTCCCGACGCTCCCGCGGCACGCAAGCGGTCGCGCTGGCCGTGGATCGCGATCGCCGCACTCGTCGTGGTCGGTCTGATCGTCACAGCGTTCTTCGTCGTCCGCTCGCAGATCATGGACAGCAACTTCGTCACCGCAGACGACGACGGCACTGTGCAGATCCACCGCGGGACTCCCGACAACCTGGCGTTCCTCACCATGGAATCGCCGAACCAGCGTGTGTGCATCGACGATGAGACCGCGGAGCATCCGAGTGTCACGTTCCAGGACGCCGGCGCGGACAACGCGTGCACGCCGATGCGGGTCTCGGATCTGAACGGCATCAGCCAGACCACGGTCGAATCCAACAACATCAAGAACCTGTCGCTCGAATCGGCCCAGGAACGAGTGCGCGAACTCGAGTTCCTGCCGCTGTGCGCACCTCCAGCTCCGGCCCCCAAGCCGGACACTCCGTCGAAGCCGCACAAGCCGAAGCCTCGTGACACGTCGTCGGAGCGCCCCGCCCCCTCGCAGACCCCCGCACCGGCTCCCGCCGACGAGGGCCCGCAGAACTGCCGGGGGAACCCATGA
- a CDS encoding serine/threonine-protein kinase, which produces MSLQNGTIIADRYRLVRLIATGGMGQVWEALDTRLGRRVAVKVLKAEYSNDSEFLGRFRTEAQTTARLNDPGIANVFDYGETPDRNGGDPLAYLVMELVDGEPLNSVISRVGELALNHTLDMLEQTGRALQAAHTAGLVHRDVKPGNILITPTGQVKITDFGIAKAADSAPVTQTGMVMGTAQYISPEQAMGGEATAASDVYSLGVVGYEALTGRRPFLGDGAITVAMKHIQDQPPALPTSVPAHVRELIDTTLAKDPAQRYETGGEFADAVAAVRAGRRPPRPRTAGPAPMAAAAPGATQAMTSANTQASRPPTAPRRAAPAPAPADEGWSTTHKVLTAIAALLLIAAIVLIGYWVKSGPDTPAPSPTQSTPVTVTQTPEPTETTTEEPTTTTEETPRSTTEETPSSTTDEETTTDESTPPTSSTSGGGFPLPDITLPNLGG; this is translated from the coding sequence ATGAGCCTGCAGAACGGGACCATCATCGCCGACCGATACCGACTGGTCCGCTTGATCGCGACCGGCGGAATGGGTCAGGTATGGGAGGCACTCGACACCCGGCTGGGTCGGCGAGTCGCCGTCAAGGTACTCAAGGCCGAGTACTCGAACGACTCGGAGTTCCTGGGGCGCTTCCGGACGGAGGCGCAGACCACTGCGCGCCTGAACGACCCCGGCATCGCGAACGTCTTCGATTACGGCGAGACGCCGGACCGCAACGGCGGCGACCCACTCGCCTACCTGGTGATGGAACTGGTCGACGGCGAACCGCTCAACTCGGTGATCAGCCGGGTCGGCGAGCTCGCGCTCAACCACACTCTCGACATGCTCGAGCAGACCGGACGCGCCCTGCAGGCTGCGCACACCGCCGGCCTCGTGCACCGCGACGTCAAGCCCGGCAACATCCTCATCACCCCGACCGGGCAGGTGAAGATCACCGACTTCGGCATCGCCAAAGCGGCCGATTCGGCACCGGTCACGCAGACCGGCATGGTGATGGGCACCGCCCAGTACATCTCGCCTGAGCAGGCGATGGGAGGCGAGGCGACCGCAGCCTCGGACGTCTACTCACTCGGCGTGGTCGGCTACGAGGCACTCACCGGTCGACGCCCCTTCCTCGGCGACGGCGCGATCACCGTCGCGATGAAGCACATCCAGGATCAGCCGCCCGCGCTGCCGACCTCGGTTCCGGCGCACGTCCGCGAGCTCATCGACACCACGCTCGCCAAGGATCCCGCGCAGCGCTACGAGACGGGTGGCGAGTTCGCCGATGCCGTCGCCGCGGTGCGTGCCGGGCGTCGTCCGCCGCGGCCGCGCACCGCCGGCCCGGCCCCGATGGCCGCAGCTGCACCCGGTGCGACGCAGGCCATGACGTCGGCCAACACCCAGGCGTCCCGGCCGCCGACCGCGCCTCGCCGCGCCGCGCCCGCTCCAGCACCCGCCGATGAGGGGTGGAGCACCACCCACAAGGTGCTGACCGCGATCGCCGCGCTTCTCCTGATCGCCGCGATCGTGCTGATCGGGTACTGGGTGAAGAGCGGACCTGACACACCTGCGCCGTCGCCGACGCAGTCGACCCCGGTGACCGTCACACAGACTCCGGAGCCGACCGAGACGACGACCGAGGAACCGACCACCACCACCGAGGAGACCCCGCGCTCCACCACGGAGGAGACGCCGAGCTCCACCACCGACGAGGAGACGACGACCGACGAGTCCACACCTCCCACCAGCTCCACATCGGGCGGCGGATTCCCGCTACCCGATATCACCCTCCCCAACCTCGGAGGTTGA
- a CDS encoding peptidoglycan D,D-transpeptidase FtsI family protein: MNRPIQRVAIAAIVLVVALLANATYLQVFKADKLKSDSRNSRVLLDEYSRERGVIVAADGTVLAESVPTDSKFKYLRKYPTAPRAFAPVTGYFSFVYRADRGVEAAEDAVLNGNDDRLFTQRFMDMFSGRDPRGGNVVTTIDPKLQRTAYRELANGDCDGPCRGSVVALEPSTGKILAMASSPSYDPNQIATQDFNEAEQAWRRMTADGAGSPLVNRATSELYPPGSTFKVVSTAAALANGQNPNTRLTADARWKLPGSGAYLTNDSDSTCPGSSGGTVTLTQAFEHSCNTAFAQLLTEKVPGDAGEKVAKFTSAAKQFGIGEDPAGIPMSVAKSSVGDIGEDLAALGQSAIGQRDVRTTVLSNAVIAATVANGGVRMHPYVVDRLQTADLRTINTTSPTAVNRPLTADQADTITGMMVDSEQNTSGAQSGIASKTGTAEHSDDAEAGDTPYAWYIGFSPSSNSRIAVAVLVENSGQGQNSYGGTVAAPIGRAVMNAYTGGAR; encoded by the coding sequence ATGAACCGTCCTATCCAACGGGTCGCGATCGCGGCCATCGTCCTGGTGGTCGCTCTGCTTGCGAACGCCACCTATCTCCAGGTTTTCAAAGCGGACAAGCTCAAGAGCGACTCCCGCAACTCCCGGGTGCTGCTCGACGAGTACTCCCGCGAGCGGGGCGTGATCGTCGCCGCCGACGGCACGGTGCTCGCTGAGTCGGTCCCCACGGACAGCAAGTTCAAATACCTGCGTAAGTACCCGACCGCTCCGCGTGCGTTCGCACCGGTCACCGGCTACTTCTCGTTCGTGTATCGCGCCGACCGCGGTGTCGAGGCCGCCGAGGACGCCGTCCTCAACGGCAACGACGACCGGCTGTTCACGCAGCGCTTCATGGACATGTTCTCCGGCCGCGACCCCCGCGGCGGAAACGTGGTGACCACGATCGACCCGAAGCTGCAGCGCACCGCCTACCGCGAGTTGGCCAACGGCGACTGCGACGGCCCGTGCCGCGGATCGGTCGTGGCCCTCGAGCCGAGCACCGGCAAGATCCTGGCGATGGCGTCCTCACCGAGCTACGACCCGAACCAGATCGCCACCCAGGACTTCAACGAGGCCGAGCAGGCGTGGCGCCGGATGACCGCCGACGGTGCCGGCTCACCACTCGTGAACCGGGCTACCTCCGAGCTGTACCCACCCGGCTCCACCTTCAAGGTGGTGTCGACCGCAGCCGCCCTCGCGAACGGTCAGAACCCGAACACCCGACTCACCGCGGATGCGCGATGGAAGCTCCCGGGCAGCGGGGCCTACCTGACCAACGACAGCGACTCGACGTGTCCCGGATCCTCCGGCGGCACCGTCACCTTGACGCAGGCCTTCGAGCATTCGTGCAACACCGCGTTCGCTCAGCTTCTCACCGAGAAGGTTCCCGGTGATGCTGGCGAGAAGGTCGCCAAGTTCACGTCCGCAGCCAAGCAGTTCGGCATCGGCGAGGACCCCGCGGGGATCCCGATGAGCGTTGCGAAGTCGTCGGTCGGCGATATCGGCGAGGACCTGGCCGCCCTCGGCCAGTCCGCCATCGGCCAGCGAGATGTGCGCACCACGGTCTTGTCGAACGCGGTCATCGCGGCGACCGTCGCCAACGGCGGCGTTCGCATGCACCCGTACGTGGTGGACCGACTGCAAACGGCCGACCTGCGGACCATCAACACGACGTCGCCGACCGCCGTCAACCGTCCGCTGACGGCCGACCAAGCCGACACCATCACCGGGATGATGGTCGACTCCGAGCAGAACACGTCCGGAGCGCAGTCGGGCATCGCCTCGAAGACCGGAACCGCCGAGCACTCCGACGACGCGGAAGCCGGCGACACACCGTACGCCTGGTACATCGGCTTCTCCCCGAGCTCCAACAGCCGCATCGCGGTGGCGGTGCTCGTGGAGAACAGTGGCCAAGGGCAGAACTCTTACGGCGGCACCGTAGCCGCCCCGATTGGACGCGCAGTGATGAACGCATACACGGGAGGTGCTCGATGA
- a CDS encoding FHA domain-containing protein FhaB/FipA, with amino-acid sequence MQGILLQVTRFGFLVLLWLFVYALIRAMRNDLTSATGGRVATGPIKRQRAGRGSRSRGAAKYLVVTAGALANTRITLGAQPVLIGRADDSTLVLTDDYASERHARLSPRGDDWYVEDLGSTNGTYLERSKVTTAVRAPINTPIRVGKTVIELRP; translated from the coding sequence GTGCAGGGCATTCTGCTGCAGGTGACCCGGTTCGGGTTCCTCGTTCTGCTGTGGCTTTTCGTCTACGCGCTCATCCGCGCGATGCGGAACGATCTCACGTCGGCGACCGGCGGGCGCGTGGCCACCGGGCCCATCAAGCGTCAACGAGCCGGCCGCGGGAGCCGTTCCCGTGGTGCCGCGAAATACCTGGTGGTGACTGCGGGCGCACTCGCGAACACGCGCATCACCCTCGGCGCCCAGCCGGTGCTCATCGGCCGCGCGGACGACTCCACTCTCGTCCTCACCGACGACTACGCCTCCGAACGCCACGCGCGCCTGTCGCCGCGCGGTGACGACTGGTACGTCGAGGACCTCGGATCCACCAATGGCACCTACCTCGAGCGCTCCAAGGTGACGACCGCCGTCCGCGCCCCGATCAACACCCCGATCCGGGTCGGGAAGACCGTGATCGAGCTGCGCCCGTGA